The following proteins come from a genomic window of Dongia rigui:
- a CDS encoding [protein-PII] uridylyltransferase, producing MFEIDNQRAILDRRALMAELNALAERVSDPSNPGPELVEILKRHLQAGRDQIQRRFLGNSRGAQAGLTSAHEASFLVDQLLRGLFDFTTQRAFPLGNPTVAERLTLIAVGGYGRGELAPYSDIDLLFLLPYKMAPYCEQVVEFMLYRLWDLGLKVGQAARSVEECMRQADSDLTIRTNLLEARYIWGDQGLYDEFQKRFAKQIVKGHAEPFYQGKLAERNARHHKHGGSRYTLEPNIKEGKGGLRDLQTLLWLARFCCGASSMQDLVKSGMLTAAERATFDKALNFYWTLRYHLHYLTGRGEERLTFDLQPEIARRLGYTDHAGTKGVERLMKHYFLIAKSVGGLTRYVCAAIEAQFIKKPMLRLPALGILKKELGGFPIEGGRLTIPRADHFSQHPGDLLRIFAVSQRHDVEIHPTAMTAMSHSLRLVDRIRDDPAANALFLDMLTSEKGPEQTLRRLSEVGVLGRFIPDFGRVVAQMQYDMYHSYTVDEHTLFAIGILTRIESGELKDEAPIASQVVKEVISRRVLYLAVLLHDIAKGRAGDHSLLGGDVAEKLCPRLGLTAEETEQVAWLVRYHLLMSNTAFRRDIDDPKTIADFVDLVQSPERLRLLLVLTVSDIRAVGPKTWNGWKAQLLRELYTRAFNQMMGGLNTTEEDRAASVISLLKQELPDWSDDDIASHAARGHSAYWLAFPPAALGRHARMIRAAEMEERPLSVEFNVDRWRAMTEVTIYTPDRQGLFSQLAGAMALCGANIVDARIVTLRNGKAIDTFFVQDGEGGPFDRPARLARLSSTITRVLEAPDQTLAQLQDLPPLANPAALNFPVIPRVLIDNKASATHTVVEVNGRDRRGLLYYLTAALTKLNLQISSAKVSTFGHRAIDVFYVKDHFGLKIESDQRLKALRSTLMTVLAEAETGDAAPSRAVMVDSWPPVAPSSAAQ from the coding sequence ATGTTCGAAATCGACAATCAGCGGGCCATTCTCGACCGCCGGGCCCTCATGGCGGAACTCAATGCCCTGGCGGAGCGGGTTTCCGACCCGTCCAATCCCGGGCCGGAGCTGGTCGAGATTCTTAAGCGCCATCTTCAGGCGGGACGCGACCAGATCCAGCGCCGGTTCCTTGGCAACAGTCGCGGCGCCCAGGCTGGGCTTACCAGCGCGCATGAGGCGAGCTTTCTGGTCGACCAGTTGCTGCGCGGCTTGTTCGATTTCACGACCCAGAGAGCCTTTCCACTGGGGAACCCGACGGTCGCCGAGAGGCTGACCCTCATTGCCGTGGGCGGCTACGGCCGCGGTGAACTGGCGCCCTATTCCGACATCGACCTCCTGTTCCTGCTGCCCTACAAGATGGCGCCCTATTGCGAACAGGTGGTGGAGTTCATGCTCTATCGCCTGTGGGATTTGGGGCTGAAAGTCGGCCAGGCGGCGCGATCGGTCGAAGAATGCATGCGCCAGGCGGATTCGGACCTCACCATCCGGACCAATCTTCTTGAGGCGCGCTACATCTGGGGTGACCAGGGGCTCTACGACGAATTCCAGAAGCGTTTTGCCAAACAGATCGTCAAGGGCCATGCCGAACCCTTCTACCAAGGGAAGCTCGCGGAACGGAATGCGCGGCACCACAAGCACGGTGGCTCGCGCTATACGCTGGAACCCAATATCAAGGAAGGCAAAGGCGGCCTCCGCGACCTGCAGACATTGCTGTGGCTGGCACGCTTCTGCTGCGGCGCCAGCAGCATGCAGGATCTGGTCAAGAGCGGCATGCTGACCGCGGCCGAGCGCGCCACATTCGACAAGGCGCTCAATTTCTATTGGACCCTGCGCTATCACCTCCACTATCTGACCGGCCGCGGTGAGGAGCGACTGACCTTCGACCTGCAGCCCGAGATCGCTCGGCGCCTTGGCTATACCGATCACGCGGGCACCAAGGGTGTCGAGCGACTGATGAAGCATTATTTCCTCATCGCAAAATCAGTGGGTGGCCTGACGCGCTATGTCTGCGCCGCGATCGAGGCACAATTCATCAAGAAGCCCATGTTGCGCCTGCCGGCCCTGGGCATTCTGAAGAAGGAACTGGGCGGATTTCCGATCGAGGGCGGGCGCCTGACCATTCCGCGTGCGGATCATTTCTCGCAACACCCCGGCGACCTGCTGCGCATATTCGCCGTTTCACAAAGGCACGACGTCGAGATTCACCCCACGGCGATGACGGCGATGTCACATTCCCTGCGCCTGGTGGACCGGATCCGCGACGATCCGGCAGCCAATGCCCTGTTCCTCGATATGCTGACATCTGAAAAAGGCCCCGAGCAGACCTTGCGACGCCTGAGCGAAGTCGGCGTACTGGGGCGGTTCATCCCCGATTTCGGCCGTGTCGTGGCGCAGATGCAATACGACATGTACCACTCCTACACGGTCGACGAGCATACGCTCTTTGCCATCGGCATCTTGACCCGCATCGAAAGCGGCGAGCTCAAGGATGAGGCGCCGATCGCCAGCCAGGTGGTCAAGGAAGTCATCTCGCGCCGGGTGCTCTATCTCGCCGTGCTGCTCCACGACATTGCCAAGGGCCGGGCAGGTGATCACTCGCTGTTGGGCGGTGACGTCGCCGAGAAACTCTGCCCGCGCCTGGGCCTTACTGCAGAAGAGACCGAACAGGTTGCCTGGCTGGTGCGCTATCACCTGCTGATGAGCAATACGGCCTTTCGCCGCGACATCGACGACCCGAAGACGATTGCTGATTTTGTCGATTTGGTGCAGTCGCCTGAACGCCTGCGTCTCCTTCTGGTGCTGACCGTGTCGGATATCCGCGCGGTTGGGCCGAAGACTTGGAACGGCTGGAAGGCGCAGCTGCTGCGCGAGCTTTATACACGTGCCTTTAACCAGATGATGGGCGGCCTCAACACAACCGAGGAAGACCGTGCCGCCTCGGTCATCAGTCTGTTGAAGCAGGAACTGCCCGACTGGTCGGATGACGATATCGCGTCCCACGCCGCGCGCGGTCATTCCGCCTATTGGCTGGCATTCCCACCGGCGGCTCTGGGTCGTCACGCGCGCATGATCCGCGCGGCGGAGATGGAGGAGCGGCCGCTCTCGGTCGAGTTCAATGTGGATCGCTGGCGGGCGATGACCGAGGTCACGATCTATACCCCAGACAGGCAAGGCCTGTTCTCGCAACTCGCCGGTGCCATGGCGTTGTGCGGCGCCAATATCGTCGATGCCCGCATCGTCACCTTGCGCAATGGAAAGGCGATCGACACCTTCTTCGTCCAAGACGGCGAAGGCGGGCCGTTCGACCGACCGGCCCGCCTGGCCCGGCTTTCCAGCACCATCACGCGCGTCCTCGAAGCGCCGGACCAGACCCTGGCGCAGCTTCAGGATCTGCCGCCGCTCGCCAATCCGGCGGCGCTGAACTTTCCGGTCATCCCGCGTGTCCTCATCGACAACAAGGCCAGCGCCACGCATACGGTGGTCGAGGTCAACGGTCGCGACCGGCGCGGCCTGCTCTATTACCTCACCGCTGCCCTCACCAAGCTCAACCTGCAGATATCATCCGCCAAGGTATCGACGTTCGGCCACCGTGCCATCGACGTGTTCTATGTGAAGGACCATTTCGGCCTGAAGATCGAAAGCGATCAGCGCCTCAAGGCGCTGCGCAGCACGTTGATGACCGTTCTGGCCGAGGCGGAAACGGGCGACGCTGCCCCCTCCCGCGCCGTCATGGTCGATTCCTGGCCACCGGTCGCCCCGTCGAGCGCGGCGCAGTAG